The Salvia splendens isolate huo1 chromosome 20, SspV2, whole genome shotgun sequence nucleotide sequence ATTTTTCTAAcaatcatttttaattatagAAATTAGAAAGTAAAACTTTTGTTTTTGAACACAATCTTATGAACAATGATCTCTTTTATGTatagaaaattatttttattcacattaaaaataatagtagtattttcttAGAACTTGGGGAGCACACACAAGTTTTGTTTTTCAAAAGGGAATGAAAAACTTTAttacttcaaattaaaattaactcAAACCACACTTCGAAATTTAGAGTGCTTTGGGGTGTTAAAATAATGTGACATGTGACTTGTATCCATTTATTGTATATTTATCATCTTGCAGTATACTAACTAATACTCTTGAAGAAGCAGATATAGAGGACTCGAAAAAAGTTGATTTTCCAAGCTTTATTTCTAATCAAAGAAGTGAAGAGCCGAAgagttaaaaaaaatcgaacaaAAATTCCTGAATTTCATTCGAAGTTTTCTCTAATCAAGATTAAATTACCTAAGAAAAACGATGAAGTAACAGCATCTATGAGCAAGTAAGTATACCAGAACACATGCGATTCCGATCATCAGAAGAGCGTCGGCAGACAAACAAAGCTCTGGCCATCATGCACTAATCTCTGCTTCAGGCTTGTCTCTcttcttgccctttttagggTTTGTAGTACCCTGTGCTTGTTCTTCGGCCTTCTTTTGAGCTCGGATCATAGCACGTCTTGCACGGGGTCGCATTTCACGCACTTGTCTTGGAGGCATCACATAAGGTTCGATAGCCCTATCACCAAAAGGGTGCTCGCTGCCAGCAAATATCCTCAATTTTCTGTCTCTATCCTGGAGAAATCCAACACTAATATTTAGCTGGATGAACTTACATAGACATCAGATATTAAAGACTAACTAAATGATTCTGGAACGAACGATTGCAGTGTAGGGGAGAACCATAAGTCATTCATGCTATGTCACATTATCGTGAATCTAAGAAGTTCATAAAACCAGTATAATGATTTCCAAGTTATCGAGCTACATGTATTGCAGAATTTGcaagaaaatttaaaatcataGTAATCACCTATTAATGATTTATCTCTTAATTTCGACTGGTATTGCAAAATTATTAGCATATCAAAGAGAGACGGACAAGCTCACATTGTTCAAACATATCATAACTCAGAACATCGACTTGTCAAAGCTCATAGTCTAACTTGTAATCTAAAATTTTCAGGAcattaaattaatttcaaaatagaGAAAGCCCCTAAGTTTCGAATGACCCAAAGACAATAAATAGCAATAATAACGATACAATGCGTAGATAAAAGGAGTTGTATATCAAAGAAATAGACCTACATCAGGCAGTTTGTTCTAGGAAGCATTCACATTGTTCAAACATATCATAACTCAGAGATTTCACTTTTCAGATATTAATTTTCATAGTCTAACTTGTAATCTGAAATTTTCAGGACATTAAATTAATTTCAGAGTACTGAAAGCCCCTTAGTTTCGAAGAGGAATATCATCCAAAGACAATAAATAGCAATGATAACAATGCATTAACAAAAGAAGTTGTGTATCGAAGAAACAAACTCACATCACGCAATTTGTTCCTAGGAAGCATTCGCATGATGGCTTTGCGGATAACTTCTGTGGGATCCTTCGCCATCTGATCCTTCAAACTCCTCTCCTTTAGGTGGCCTATGTACCTATGAAATCCATATAACCAATATATAAACAGGCAAAACCATATCAATGCCACAAATACAAAATTTGCACCGAAGCCATACAGTTAAAGAACAAGATAGCATTAGTTCAATCAAATAACACTGCAATCACCAATCATCACACCACTGAAGCAAGACAGAAACATAAAGGGTTGAACTTGCCCTGTATGCCACCGATAAAACTTGTCAGTCATTTTCCTTCCTGTAACACATACATCCTTCGCATTGATAATGACGCACATATCCCCATCATCTCGATTGGGAGCATACGTAGGTTTGTCCTTGCCCTGAACCACAGTTGCTATTTGGGATGCTAGTCTACCTAATACCTGACATCGACAAATCTCAGTTATGCCATGCAACTCATAAACTAAGTACACACGACTCGAACAGATAATCGATTAACCAAACCTGCCCCTTTGCATCAAAAACCCTCCATCTCAGGCCATCCAATTCGATACGCCGCAGTCCTGCAAGCGCTTTCTGTGAAAACAAATTGACTCATTAGCGCGAAATCTACGCACATGTTAGAAACAGCTCAAGAATTCTATCAGACACACTCCAGGAAACTCGTCAGCAGCTACTCCCCACTGAAAGTAGCTTAAACCCTATTTCGCTGCACTAAATCAAATTTAAGCAAAGATAGAATCCTAATTATGAAATGTGTAGCAATCTATTGACTAAATCAAACCCTCGTTTTCAAAATTGAATGCTAAAACACGGACTTGAGCTATCAAAATGACCTAGTTTAAGCAAATTCCTACTCAAGGAGAGCAATGTATATCACTTTCTCCTCAAAACAGATTAAATCAGTAATTTCCACAAACAGCTAGCGTGCGTGCATTAATCATCAAAACACCATAAGACTGAAATACAAAGAAGACCTGCCTTAAGATTGCCGCTAAAAGCTTGTGCGGCGGTCGACATACTGAGATTCAACCTGAAAATGCAGCCAAGACGAGAACTTTCTTCAGCTAATACAGATTTCTGCTTCGcggagagagaaaagaagagagaaaaagggtGTTTCCTTGCATTTGTACGATATATGGGCTTATACACTTTTTATTAGGCCTGAAAATTGTTATTGGGctcaaataaaaatgataatgcTGATTAATCAATCTTTGTTACTACCTCCCACATCAAGTGTCACATTTTACTATTTcggttcgtcccacaataagagtcacatatAGGACgtagtaatttttaattgtaatattaaatttaaatacttTGATGTGAcaaattctttttattttttaggcaCAACGCACGTGACTCGAACTCTTAATATCAGAGGAAAATGTCATACTTGGCATCAAGCACTCACCCCGCTCCCAACGCACACACTAGTAATTACGTGTTTGCAATTACAAGATTAGATTTAAAGACCACACACCCCTAACCCACTACACATGCTATTTAATTTTTGTGGTCATTACAACATTAGACTATACAATTCTATTATAGTTTTGAACTTTTGAGCATGAGACCATGAATCCTCAACACAATTAATCATTTTCTACTCAATTCCAATATTAAATTAGAGCCTATAATTATAAAGTTGCGAATTTTGCCTCCATGTTGATGTGTCAAAAGACTAAAAACCATGGATGAACAAAACAAGTACTCCTATCACCTTAGTAATTCATAAGCCATGTGAacatttgaatttaaaaaaatgcacaTTCATCACACAccatctaaaaaaataaaaatgaatacaccatctcaaaaagtaaaaatgaaTACACCATCtcaaaaagtaaaaatgaaCTCACGCTCGAACCCACGACCACAAGGTTAAGAGCCTTGCGCTCTACCAACTGAGCTAGACGAGCTTACTATTTCGATTTTAATTAGTTCTTACACATACGTATAAACTGTTACTATCGATATGTATAGGTATATAGTACAACTATTATCATTGTAAAGTCATGGATTGAACAATACCTTATTTCCGACTTTATCTAATTGTGAAATTTATCATTGTAAATATTACATTCATTGTAGTTCAAATTGATATCTAGAAGGTCACTACTACTTATAGAGTGTTTCATCATATAAGTTGTTTTATTATCAGCTTGATATTATATTTATCCAACTTATTAAAGCTAAAGTCAAACACGATCTGCTAAGAAAATTCTCATTATGAACACAAACTCGATCGACAACATTAAAAAACGAACACGATCTGCACATACCCGAACACATGAAATGAATCAACGAGTTCGTTAGTGATATGATTTTATTCGTTTGTATAGGACTATATTGAACCCGAACACACCCCACACATCAAATGAACCCATGATCCGCAAGCGATGTGATCTTATTTGTGATGACGTGACTCGACAACCACATGAAATGGCACAAAACGGTTCAAGCGTGTTGAGGGAGAGATATGGTTCTATGATGTCATGGTGGTAGTCATAGCGGTGAAGACTATGAATAGACACACCATACAAAAAGTAAGAAAACTCtaataaaataacataatataataaaaagaagaaaaataataatagtaataagtaATAATGGGTAACCGAACCCAACCTGAAATTATCATATATCTATCAGGTCGATACAATAATAATACAGATACGAAAAGACTTGATACAAACCTATTAATTTCATGTGTGTCCACGCTAGAAATATAGTAGTGAACATGTTTCCTTTTTATTGAAtcatacaaaatttaatattccATTATATCTTTGGTTAATGTATTATGTAGGTTATTCATTATACAAGGTAGGGGTTTGTTTGTGAAATTATCTGATTTACAGGGGTCCAACTGCAAAGGGTAATAATATTTGGACTGTGGCGCAAAGAAATTTCTCATTTATATATATCAAATCTAAATTCCTAAACCTAAATCAGCTGCAGTAATCCATTCATCTGCAAAACCCTAATTCTTGTTTCATCTCCGTCGGAAACGATGTCGGTTGGAGAGCTCGCTTGCACCTATGCTGCTTTGGTCCTCCACGACGATGGAATCCCCATCACTGTAACAATTTCTCACTGATTGATTTACATCTTCCAATTTTTCGTTTTTTATTGTATTCGTAGATGTTTGTGTGTTTAATTCAATCGAATTCCTATTTTAGGCGGAGAAAATCTCGACTTTGCTGAAGGCTGCGAATTTGTCTGTTGAATCGTACTGGCCCAGTCTTTTCGCCAAGCTTTGCGAGAAGAGGAATGTTGAGGATCTTATCATGAACGTCGGCGCTGGTGGTGGCGGAGGCGCCGTCGCTGTCGTTGCTCCAACTGGCGGAGCTGGTGGCGCCGCTGCAGCTGCCCCTGCTGccgaggagaagaagaaggtatTATTTCAtctgtttttttctttcaaattagttattgtttatgttttattagtATACTAGCAATGTGAATTGAAGCTCGGAATAAATGTTAAACGGATAGAATATAACTAAGATGGAAAAAAATTTCACATCAGACACTTAGTCATAGCAATCAAGAATGTATGTGTGGATTGAAGAGCGTGAGACTATTTAGAGCCTCATTGTTAGAACTGTTGGTTGTTTTGTGCTACAATATGGATTTGATTTATGAGATTGCTCTTAAGTGAGCTGTGTAGATCAGAGAAGTAGATTCTTATTTGAATCATGAATGCTCCTTCATTCAAATTGTATGTCTTTTTTGTGTAAATACTTTTATGAAGCTAATTAACAATCAAGAATTTTGGTGACATTCAGAATTGTGTGTGGATTGATGAGCTTGAGACATTTTAGAACCATATTATTGAATACATTGGTGGTTTTGTGTTATGATATGGATTTGATTCATGAGATAGCTCAGAAGTAAGCTATGGAGATTATAATTAGATTCTTATTTTGACTGTCCTTCATTCAAACTTTATGTTTTTTGTGTAAGTAGTTTTATGAAGCTAAGTAATAATCAAGATTTTTGGTGACGTTTAGAATTGTGTATTGAAGAGCTTGTGGAGACATTTTAGAGCCATATTGTTAAATTCATTGGTGGTTTTGTGTTTTAATATGTATTTGATTTATGAGCTAGCTCTTTAATGAGTTATAAATATTAGAAGTAGATGATACTAGTTTTGATGATCCTTCATTCAAAGTTAAtgcatttttgtgtttttaattAGATTGAGCTAATTAATACTGTATTTTTAATCATTTCAGGAAGAGGAAAAGGAGGAGAGTGATGATGACATGGGTTTTGGTTTGTTTGATTAAGAGAATTTAGTTTGAATAGTCGTTTTGTTCTACACTTTTTTACCTGGAGTTGAACTTGTTTTAGATTCTTGTTGTTAGTAGTTACTATGTCTTACTTCAAAGTACTCAAATTGTGGTACTCGAATTTTGAGGGTTTTTTTTGATCTTATGTGAGACCATTTTCATTCATTTTCTGATGCATTTTTAAGCCTCTCAATATCTGATGGAAAACCAAAAACACATTGTGTTTTGAGCCTCTCTAATTTTAAGGTACATAACACCCTTGATGATGTCCTCATCTAAATCCcaatttcacaatttttttgTTGAGTTAAGATTGAATAAATCTGAAAGtctaattcaattttattttcactAAATAATAATAGGAGGAAGAATTGAGGAGTGTCTTGAACGTATGAACTTATTGAATTTGCTATTTCTATTACATGTAAAGATGTTATTGGTACTAATATTAGTAACTTAAATATTGTGCCATAGGGGTGTGGTTTATTATTGAAACCTATTTGAATAAGTACTTAATTAGTTTTCATGGAAGCTGTATTTTCTAGGGGAACATTTGAACATTTCAGTGATCAACGATTATTTCCTTTGCCCCACTTAAATTCAtagtacatttttcttttttcaatgacacatttctttaaATAGAAACATcaacatttattttattctctttattattttattaaatcatcatgtattttattatttgtattattttattttttctacttactATCAAAATAGAATTGTGTAAAATATTGTGTCGACTGGAAAACGTCCCACTCAGAATATAACGTAGATAGTATAAAGTTAGTCAatttacaattaaattaattgaattctAATAGAATAAAATTTTCTCCTAACATTCTAGCAAGGATATACATCCACTACCCATGACCGTCCCTAACGATCAtttaataaaagtataaaacacaaaaataaggaatttaaacaaatttaaaataatttggaaAATACAAACCCTCATGAATTGTATCGGTAGCACGATTAAATTGGTATAAATGGTATATTCGTTATCAATTCAATTCATAAATCCGAGCAAATTGGTAGTTGGAAAATCAATTTTTGTCTAATTTGGTTTGTGACAAAGCATGGAATAGACTGTATGGATCAATCTAAATTGGGAGAGAATGCTCACAAGTCACGTCAAGTTCATAAAGTTATATGCCTGTGGGACTGCCACGTCTATATTgatttagagaaaaaaaatcgtGATAAAAATACAACCTTTGTAATATAGTATGTTTGTTTTCGGACGAATAAAGTAACAATAATTTATTAccaatatagtagtagtataattccaTTGGTGAATTATTCTATTTCATGTCTCACACGATATTGTCTGTGGAGATCTGAAGTTTAAAACGTCATTTGTAAAAGAAATACTACTCCCTACGTCCCAGCTAAAACGACACATTCCTTGACCGATACAGAACTTTaagagttattggttaatgttaGGGATGTCAGTGTAGCCCGCAATCCGTGGGCCCGAATAGCCcaccaaatttatagggttaaggttgaaaatttctagcccgataaaatcaaaactcgATTAGCTCGCACCCGATTAACctgcaacccgttagggccagacccgaaaacccgataaaatttctattattatattttttaactcctaattcgacacttcattgattaattttataatatagaaaactaaaaaataactttcaattttatattgaatatacaaattatatattgaattttattaatataataattgataaataaattaaaaacgtcaaattcactaaaaaaatttaaatcatgcattaaaatttcacgaaatatctcatatattagtatttgatcatgtttatgatatctcaaatttatcataattaaatatttttcattttatgaatataactaattttcatcatttttttattggattgatcacatgttaattttatcggcagcaacccgattaacccgttgcGCTAGctcgaaacccgagcttttagggttagggctaaACTTTTATAatccgaaagaaatcacaacctgattagcccgcacccgattaacccgcaatcAGGTAGGGTTGACATCCctagttaatgtgtttaattggagagaaaatgtgggtgtaagtattaaaatagagagagaaagatatatgaatattttaatagtagTAAGAAAAAGTTGTttggtgtattaattggagagagaaagtataaaaaaaaatatgtgtcATCTTtgttgggataaactaaaaaggaaaacgtgtcatcttaaatgggacggatggaataGTACATAGTAAAAATTAAAGTTGTCTtgaaaaactcaaatattattgaaatgttCCTATCACtttgctatttttttttataaaaaaatctattCATCCACGAAATAGTACTATAtctatttaaaaattgattactttttatttatagtgaGATTTTATTTCCAATAACTTTCtgctatattttttattaataagtACTGGAGTACTATGTGCTGCAACTAACTTCTCTTATTTGCTTAAAAACTCGTAACACATTCAATGACAACTATTTTAATGATAGCAGAAagtaactttttaaaattttctcatttttataCAAATAAAGGTTAATTATGATTCAAATTCAAACTAATAAGCTTGAAAATTCAATTCACTACCATCACTACAACCAGTAGATAAAAAATAAGAACCACAGTTAATCatctttttcaaaaataaatttaaaactactcCAAAAATGATGAAAACGTGGACAAATTCGTGGACATTTCAAACCACAAAAtcccttccttcttcttctctcattCCTAAGAATGAAACATTAATAATAGCTGCGAATTTCTCCCTCTAGCATTGTACTCAATCTAATTTTTCTCAGATCTTTTTTTTAGTAGCACATTTTTCTAACTAAAGTCAACTACATTTGTATGAGTTTTAAAAAgcttttggttttattttttactcacatgaataaaaaaaattctggtAACTAATCCTACTTATTTATAGCCAAAAAATGTCGACGGAGGAAGAAGCGCGCACGTTAGCAATAAAATGCGCCACCGGCGCCGTGCTTCCGATGGTGGTGAAAACCTCCATCGAGCTCGATCTCTTCCAGCTGATCAAAAACGCCGGCAGCATTTCGGCGGCTGAGCTCGCTGCTCAGCTTCCTACGAGCAACCCCGGGGCCGGGGCCTTGCTCGAGAGAATCCTCCGCCTCCTCGCCGCCCACTCCATCCTCAGATGCGAGGGCGGAGGAGACGAGCGGCGCTACGCTCTTTCAGCGGTGGGGAAGTTGTTCACCAAGAATGAAGAAAGCGGGTCGTGGTGCGGCATGTCGTTAACGGCGCATGATAAGGTGCTCATGGAGTGCTGGTAAGTCATcaattaatttcacaaaattatctttaatttgataatcgatgagaaaaattaatttaaataaaaaatgctaTATTTTAGTATTGccaatttttattgaaaaaaatgacaaatacCGTTCCTGatttcaaaattcacatcattATAATTTTGAATCTATTTCATTATattccgtttttaatcaaaccggaaaattaatcaaaatcctgaaacaaggaaagttagtacaactttccaggattctgaatcctaatttttcttaggtattctttttctcaattttagtattcttacatatttaatgcaatataataAAGcttaccaccaccaccaccaccattattatttattacaatattttaaaaataatttaaaagcataaaccatacttaatttcaggataataaataactataatttaaattatcataatta carries:
- the LOC121781767 gene encoding 50S ribosomal protein L13-like, whose translation is MAYELLRKHPFSLFFSLSAKQKSVLAEESSRLGCIFRLNLSMSTAAQAFSGNLKKALAGLRRIELDGLRWRVFDAKGQVLGRLASQIATVVQGKDKPTYAPNRDDGDMCVIINAKDVCVTGRKMTDKFYRWHTGYIGHLKERSLKDQMAKDPTEVIRKAIMRMLPRNKLRDDRDRKLRIFAGSEHPFGDRAIEPYVMPPRQVREMRPRARRAMIRAQKKAEEQAQGTTNPKKGKKRDKPEAEISA
- the LOC121780802 gene encoding 60S acidic ribosomal protein P1-like; the encoded protein is MSVGELACTYAALVLHDDGIPITAEKISTLLKAANLSVESYWPSLFAKLCEKRNVEDLIMNVGAGGGGGAVAVVAPTGGAGGAAAAAPAAEEKKKEEEKEESDDDMGFGLFD